A single genomic interval of Streptomyces sp. 1222.5 harbors:
- a CDS encoding Eco57I restriction-modification methylase domain-containing protein, producing MSATTRNQVFTAVHTVGGLLPADMLLRISEGKDVPGSKPADYGLPSSRSVRDEAERSWEYLKPLWRELRKHLPEDLETGLPATDPTGRAGADWLSPLWRELGFGRLTPIGTEGVTADSDAAKRFEVSHRWQHALIHQVPWNANLDKRPGGAGTIPPQSMLQECLNRTEAHLWGILTNGRQVRLLRDSSALATASYVEFDLEAIFDGELFSEFVLLYRLLHVSRFEVAEDAAPSTCWLEKWRTEAIAQGTRALDQLRKGVQRAITTLGTGFLKHPDNRELRETLEVKTFHYALLRMVYRLLFLFVAEDREVLLSPSADETARDRYAAYFSSARLRRHAQRRRGTAHGDLYQALRFVLSGLGNDDGLPELGLPGLGGIFDDTEADKLLHRLSLSNEPLLEAVRGLSIVRDTSSKRNRVVDYRHLDAEELGSIYESLLELVPKHNATDRTFELIELAGNARKTTGSYYTPSSLIECLLDSALDPVIDDAVKRGEIRATRSGQPDPGPAIVEELLSLTVCDPACGSGHFLVAAARRIAKRVAAVREQNPEPTIDAVRHALHEVVARCIYGVDLNPMAVELAKVSLWLEALEPGKPLGFLDAHIKHGNALIGATPALLAKGIPDGAFKPIEGDDRKIAEGLRKRNAQERAGQLSFTTEESIWVSNASFAASLRDITAARSDTLRDVRLQSSRFRELEQSADYLHALNIADAWCAAFVWPKVQGTVAPVTEGVFRDLQNPGGGIPESTRDEIVHLAHQYKFFHWQLEFPEVFTVPKDGGAALDIDPATGWAGGFSCVAGNPPWDKVDFEDKKYFSVVEPSIAAISGTARRTRIVEWEKENPEAGERYRAARRMVKSTFLFASSSDSFPLCAQGLTVKGVNSLQTDQLFTERFASIVASQGRFGAIIPTAIATGAGAQHLFNGFAQRGAVASLYDFENKKPLFEGVDSRYKFCLLSLTGGGLTEPAAKFAFFLHDTTDLEDAERVFALSPEEITLINPNTGTLPIFRSRRDADLTAAIYRRIPVLWDETRPDGNPWGIAFKNLFNMTDDSDLFRTREALESEGWQLRGNVFARGGERMLPLYEAKMVNFFNHRAADVIKSATAVNRQNQPSYLISEQLQDPGRFAIPLNWIREEGMIKTHRNNKVVEIPGVAMRLKEVAWDRDWLCGWCDVTASTNERTAIPAFLPRVAVGHTYPLMLPRVAPVLTAAMVAAQSALVFDFVSRQKISDAHMKLFIWKQLPVPAPDVLEAHTPFLTPRILELVYDAYDMQGLAHDLGDEDPPFRWDESRRTIIRAELDALFFHLYGISRDDVDYILDTFPIVKRKDEAKYGTYRTKDLILAEYDRMATAGVSLENPLADGENYTSTLTPPPGHGPRHPAKTSDGTAT from the coding sequence ATGTCCGCCACGACTCGCAACCAGGTGTTCACCGCCGTCCACACGGTCGGAGGTCTGCTGCCGGCCGACATGCTGCTGCGCATCTCCGAGGGCAAGGACGTCCCGGGTTCGAAGCCCGCCGACTACGGCCTGCCGTCGTCGCGTTCGGTACGGGACGAGGCGGAGCGCAGCTGGGAGTACCTGAAGCCGCTCTGGCGCGAGCTGCGCAAGCACCTCCCCGAGGACTTGGAGACGGGCCTGCCCGCGACCGACCCGACCGGCCGTGCGGGTGCCGACTGGCTGTCGCCGCTGTGGCGGGAGCTGGGCTTCGGCCGCCTGACACCGATCGGCACGGAGGGCGTGACGGCCGACTCGGACGCGGCGAAGCGATTCGAGGTCTCGCACCGCTGGCAGCACGCACTCATCCACCAGGTGCCTTGGAACGCCAACCTGGACAAGCGTCCGGGCGGCGCGGGCACGATCCCGCCGCAGTCGATGCTCCAGGAGTGCCTGAACCGGACCGAGGCCCACCTGTGGGGCATCCTGACGAACGGCCGCCAGGTCCGCCTGCTCCGGGACTCCAGCGCCCTGGCTACGGCGTCGTACGTCGAGTTCGACCTGGAGGCGATCTTCGACGGCGAACTCTTCAGTGAGTTCGTACTTCTGTACCGCCTGCTGCACGTGTCCCGCTTCGAGGTCGCGGAGGACGCGGCACCCTCGACGTGCTGGCTGGAGAAGTGGCGAACGGAGGCGATCGCCCAGGGCACGCGTGCCCTTGACCAGCTCAGGAAGGGCGTCCAGCGGGCGATCACGACCCTCGGCACGGGCTTCCTGAAGCACCCGGACAACCGGGAGTTGCGGGAGACACTGGAGGTCAAGACCTTCCACTACGCGCTGCTTCGCATGGTCTACCGGCTCCTGTTCCTGTTCGTGGCCGAGGACCGCGAGGTCCTGCTGTCCCCGTCGGCGGACGAGACGGCGAGGGACCGCTACGCCGCGTACTTCTCCTCGGCCCGCCTGCGCCGGCACGCCCAGCGCCGCCGGGGCACGGCCCACGGTGACCTGTACCAGGCGCTGCGCTTCGTGCTGTCGGGACTGGGCAACGACGACGGACTGCCGGAGCTGGGCCTGCCCGGCCTGGGCGGCATCTTCGACGACACGGAGGCGGACAAGCTCCTGCACCGCCTGTCGCTGTCGAACGAGCCGCTGCTGGAGGCGGTGCGCGGGCTGTCGATCGTCCGGGACACCAGCAGCAAGCGGAACCGCGTGGTCGACTACCGCCACCTGGACGCGGAGGAACTGGGCTCCATCTACGAGTCCCTGCTGGAGCTGGTCCCCAAGCACAACGCGACCGACCGCACCTTCGAACTGATCGAGCTGGCGGGCAACGCAAGGAAGACGACGGGCTCCTACTACACCCCGTCCTCGCTGATCGAGTGCCTGCTGGACTCGGCGCTGGACCCGGTGATCGACGACGCGGTGAAGCGCGGCGAGATCCGGGCAACGCGCTCGGGCCAGCCGGACCCGGGCCCGGCTATCGTCGAGGAGCTGCTTTCGCTGACGGTCTGCGACCCGGCCTGCGGCTCGGGCCACTTCCTGGTGGCGGCGGCCCGGCGCATCGCCAAGCGGGTGGCGGCGGTACGGGAGCAGAACCCGGAGCCGACGATCGACGCGGTACGCCACGCCCTGCACGAGGTGGTCGCGCGCTGTATCTACGGCGTGGACCTCAACCCGATGGCCGTTGAGCTGGCCAAGGTGTCCCTGTGGCTGGAGGCCCTGGAGCCCGGCAAGCCGCTGGGCTTCCTGGACGCCCACATCAAGCACGGCAACGCGCTGATCGGCGCTACGCCGGCGCTGCTGGCGAAGGGCATCCCTGACGGCGCGTTCAAGCCGATCGAGGGCGACGACAGGAAGATCGCGGAGGGCTTGAGGAAGCGGAACGCCCAGGAACGTGCCGGCCAGCTCAGCTTCACCACCGAAGAGAGTATCTGGGTCTCCAACGCCTCCTTCGCGGCCAGCCTCCGCGACATCACCGCCGCCCGGTCCGACACCCTGCGCGACGTTCGTCTTCAGTCCAGCCGCTTCCGCGAACTGGAGCAGTCAGCGGACTACCTCCACGCCCTCAACATCGCCGACGCCTGGTGCGCCGCCTTCGTCTGGCCCAAGGTCCAGGGCACCGTGGCCCCCGTCACCGAGGGCGTTTTCCGCGACCTCCAGAACCCCGGCGGCGGGATACCTGAATCCACCCGTGACGAGATCGTCCACCTCGCCCACCAGTACAAGTTCTTCCACTGGCAGCTGGAGTTCCCCGAGGTCTTCACGGTCCCGAAGGACGGCGGAGCGGCCTTGGACATCGACCCGGCAACGGGCTGGGCCGGAGGATTCTCCTGCGTGGCGGGCAACCCCCCTTGGGACAAGGTCGACTTCGAGGACAAGAAGTACTTCAGCGTGGTCGAACCATCGATCGCTGCGATCTCCGGCACCGCCCGGCGCACCCGGATCGTCGAGTGGGAAAAGGAGAACCCGGAAGCAGGCGAGCGGTACCGTGCGGCACGGCGAATGGTGAAGTCGACGTTCCTGTTCGCGTCGAGTTCCGATTCTTTTCCCCTGTGTGCACAGGGGTTGACCGTCAAAGGGGTCAACTCCCTCCAGACGGACCAGCTGTTCACAGAACGGTTCGCATCGATCGTGGCGTCACAGGGCCGCTTCGGAGCCATCATCCCGACTGCGATAGCCACCGGCGCCGGAGCGCAGCACCTCTTCAACGGCTTCGCACAGCGCGGTGCAGTCGCCTCCCTTTACGATTTCGAGAACAAGAAGCCACTGTTTGAGGGTGTGGACTCGCGCTACAAATTCTGCCTGCTCTCCCTCACCGGCGGCGGCCTAACCGAACCTGCCGCCAAGTTCGCGTTCTTCCTCCACGACACCACCGATCTCGAGGACGCCGAGCGCGTCTTCGCGCTCAGCCCGGAGGAGATCACCCTCATCAACCCCAACACCGGCACACTGCCGATCTTCCGCTCGCGTCGGGACGCGGATCTCACAGCGGCGATCTATCGGCGGATCCCGGTGCTGTGGGACGAGACAAGGCCCGATGGAAACCCTTGGGGCATCGCCTTCAAGAACCTCTTCAACATGACCGACGACTCCGACCTCTTCAGAACACGGGAAGCCCTGGAATCCGAAGGATGGCAGCTCCGCGGGAACGTATTCGCAAGAGGTGGGGAGCGAATGCTGCCGCTCTATGAAGCGAAGATGGTGAACTTTTTCAACCACCGAGCAGCCGACGTGATCAAGAGTGCCACTGCAGTCAACCGCCAGAATCAGCCGAGCTACCTCATCTCAGAGCAGCTTCAGGACCCGGGGCGGTTCGCGATCCCCCTCAACTGGATCCGCGAAGAAGGAATGATCAAGACCCACCGCAATAACAAGGTGGTCGAAATTCCAGGCGTGGCAATGCGTCTGAAGGAAGTGGCATGGGACCGCGACTGGCTCTGCGGCTGGTGCGATGTCACGGCCTCAACGAATGAACGGACCGCCATACCCGCTTTCCTGCCACGCGTGGCGGTAGGGCACACGTACCCCCTTATGCTGCCGCGAGTCGCCCCCGTGCTCACGGCAGCTATGGTCGCCGCCCAGTCTGCCCTGGTCTTCGACTTCGTGAGCCGTCAGAAGATCAGCGACGCCCACATGAAGCTCTTCATTTGGAAGCAGCTGCCCGTACCCGCTCCCGACGTTCTCGAAGCTCACACTCCATTCCTCACCCCTCGAATTCTCGAGCTGGTCTACGACGCCTACGACATGCAGGGCCTGGCCCACGACCTGGGTGACGAAG